A single Comamonas sp. NLF-1-9 DNA region contains:
- a CDS encoding 2-hydroxymuconic semialdehyde dehydrogenase, producing the protein MKEFLNFINGEYVRNASGKRFENRNPVDNSLIGQVWEAGQPEVNAAVAAAKAALKGDWGRMSVLERCKLLDALAAGINQRFDDFLQAEIADTGKPNHLASHVDIPRGAANFQIFIDTIKSVSTESFNMRTHDGKTALSYGVRTPRGVIAVVCPWNLPLLLMTWKVGPALACGNTVVVKPSEETPATATLLGEVMNAVGMPAGVYNVVHGFGPDSAGEFLTRHPDVNGITFTGETRTGTAIMKAAAEGIRPVSLELGGKNAAVVFDDCDFQVAVDTVTRAAFENCGQVCLGTERVYVQRALFDKFVAALKGKAEAMTPGLPFDAATRIGPLISKEHQAKVLGYYQKAVDEGATVVTGGGVPEMPEALKDGCWVQPTIWTGLPETASVITEEIFGPCCHIAPFDTEDEVLAKVNANRYGLATAIFTQDIGRANRMAQGIEVGLAWINSWFLRDLRTPFGGSKQSGIGREGGVHSLEFYTELRNVMVKL; encoded by the coding sequence ATGAAAGAGTTTCTGAACTTCATCAATGGCGAATACGTGAGAAACGCCAGCGGCAAGCGCTTCGAAAACCGCAACCCGGTGGACAACAGCCTCATAGGCCAGGTCTGGGAAGCGGGCCAGCCCGAGGTGAACGCGGCGGTGGCGGCGGCCAAGGCGGCGCTCAAGGGCGATTGGGGCCGCATGTCGGTGCTGGAGCGCTGCAAGCTGCTCGACGCACTGGCCGCCGGCATCAACCAGCGCTTTGACGACTTTCTGCAGGCCGAGATTGCCGACACCGGCAAGCCCAACCACCTCGCATCGCACGTGGACATCCCGCGCGGCGCGGCCAATTTCCAGATCTTCATCGACACCATCAAGAGCGTGTCGACCGAATCCTTCAACATGCGCACGCACGACGGCAAGACGGCGCTGTCCTACGGCGTGCGCACGCCGCGCGGCGTGATCGCCGTGGTCTGCCCGTGGAACCTGCCGCTGCTTTTGATGACGTGGAAGGTCGGCCCGGCGCTCGCCTGCGGCAACACCGTGGTCGTGAAACCCAGCGAGGAAACCCCGGCCACCGCCACCCTGTTGGGCGAGGTGATGAATGCCGTAGGCATGCCCGCCGGCGTGTACAACGTAGTGCACGGCTTCGGGCCCGATTCGGCCGGCGAATTCCTCACGCGCCACCCCGACGTCAACGGCATCACCTTCACCGGCGAGACGCGCACCGGCACGGCCATCATGAAAGCCGCGGCCGAGGGCATACGCCCGGTGTCGCTGGAGCTGGGCGGCAAGAACGCCGCCGTGGTGTTCGACGACTGCGACTTTCAGGTGGCGGTGGACACCGTCACGCGCGCCGCCTTCGAAAACTGCGGACAGGTCTGCCTGGGTACCGAGCGCGTGTACGTGCAGCGCGCGCTGTTCGACAAGTTCGTCGCCGCGCTCAAGGGCAAGGCCGAGGCCATGACGCCCGGCCTGCCGTTTGATGCCGCCACCAGGATAGGCCCGCTGATCAGCAAGGAACACCAGGCCAAGGTGCTGGGCTACTACCAGAAGGCGGTCGATGAAGGCGCAACCGTGGTCACCGGCGGCGGCGTGCCCGAGATGCCCGAAGCGCTCAAGGACGGCTGCTGGGTGCAGCCCACCATCTGGACCGGCTTGCCGGAGACGGCCAGCGTGATCACCGAGGAAATCTTCGGCCCCTGCTGCCACATCGCGCCCTTTGATACCGAGGACGAGGTGCTGGCCAAGGTCAACGCCAACCGCTACGGCCTGGCCACGGCCATCTTCACCCAGGACATAGGCCGCGCCAACCGCATGGCCCAGGGCATAGAGGTAGGCCTGGCCTGGATCAACAGCTGGTTCCTGCGCGACCTGCGCACGCCTTTTGGCGGCTCCAAGCAATCGGGCATAGGGCGCGAGGGCGGCGTGCACTCGCTCGAGTTCTATACCGAGCTGCGCAACGTGATGGTGAAGTTGTAA
- the dmpE gene encoding 2-oxopent-4-enoate hydratase, whose translation MTPATHKRLGRELHQALSDCSVLAPLSQRHPEITIDDAYAIQQQLMKLRLAAGERVIGKKIGVTSKAVMDMLGVFQPDFGWLTDAMVYNEGESIPMNRLIQPKAEGEIAFVLKKRLQGPGVSVADVLAATEGVMVCFEIVDSRIEDWKIKIQDTVADNASCGVFVLGDRLVDVRDVDLSTCGMVLEKNGEIVATGAGAAALGHPANAVAWLANTLGAHGTALEAGEVVLSGSLAAMVPVKSGDNLRVTIGGIGGCGVRFV comes from the coding sequence ATGACCCCTGCCACCCACAAGCGACTGGGCCGCGAGCTGCACCAGGCGCTCAGCGACTGCAGCGTGCTGGCGCCGCTGAGCCAGCGCCACCCCGAGATCACTATTGACGATGCCTACGCCATCCAGCAGCAGCTCATGAAGCTGCGCCTGGCCGCGGGCGAGCGCGTGATCGGCAAGAAGATCGGCGTGACCAGCAAGGCGGTGATGGACATGCTGGGCGTGTTCCAGCCCGACTTCGGCTGGCTCACCGACGCCATGGTCTACAACGAGGGCGAATCGATCCCGATGAACCGCCTGATCCAGCCCAAGGCCGAGGGCGAGATCGCCTTCGTGCTCAAGAAGCGGCTTCAGGGCCCGGGCGTGAGCGTGGCCGATGTGCTCGCCGCCACCGAGGGCGTGATGGTGTGCTTCGAGATCGTCGATTCGCGCATCGAGGACTGGAAGATCAAGATCCAGGACACCGTGGCCGACAACGCCTCCTGCGGCGTCTTCGTGCTCGGTGACCGGCTGGTCGATGTGCGCGACGTGGACCTGAGCACCTGCGGCATGGTGCTGGAGAAGAACGGCGAGATCGTCGCCACCGGCGCGGGCGCCGCAGCGCTGGGCCACCCGGCCAACGCCGTGGCGTGGCTGGCCAACACCCTGGGCGCGCACGGCACTGCGCTGGAGGCGGGCGAGGTCGTGCTCTCGGGCTCGCTTGCCGCCATGGTGCCGGTAAAGAGCGGCGACAACCTGCGCGTGACGATAGGCGGCATCGGCGGCTGCGGCGTGCGTTTCGTTTGA
- a CDS encoding 2Fe-2S iron-sulfur cluster binding domain-containing protein, translating into MPAYHTVTIVDTGESYRCPDERSVLKGMEALGKKGIPVGCRNGGCGVCKVQVESGSYSQRVMSRAHVSAEDEAAGRVLSCCIKPTSDLSVSVLGAMKKNVCRPAPTTGTTPVYPT; encoded by the coding sequence ATGCCCGCCTACCACACCGTCACCATCGTCGACACCGGGGAGAGCTACCGCTGCCCGGACGAGCGCTCGGTGCTCAAGGGCATGGAAGCCCTGGGCAAGAAGGGCATTCCCGTGGGCTGTCGCAACGGCGGCTGCGGCGTGTGCAAGGTGCAGGTCGAATCGGGCAGCTACTCGCAGCGGGTAATGAGCCGCGCGCACGTGAGCGCCGAAGACGAGGCCGCGGGCCGCGTGCTCTCGTGCTGCATCAAACCCACCAGCGACCTGAGCGTGAGCGTGCTCGGCGCGATGAAGAAAAACGTTTGCCGGCCAGCGCCCACGACCGGCACCACCCCCGTTTACCCAACCTGA
- a CDS encoding alpha/beta fold hydrolase: MSKTPGAPTNPEIARSIDAAGLRTNYHDSGSGAPVLLIHGSGPGVSAWANWRTVMPALAQHRRVIAPDMAGFGYSERPAGFVYGMDAWVRQAVGLLDALQIERADIVGNSFGGGLALALAIRHPERVRRLVLMGSVGVPFALTPGLDAVWGYQPSVAAMRALLDIFAFDRALVSDELAQLRYEASIRPGFQESFAAMFPAPRQRWVQALASSEADLRRIPHETLIVHGREDQVIPLENAYRLTALLARAQLHVYGRCGHWTQIEQSARFARLVGDFLAEAGPDEPLPLPR; the protein is encoded by the coding sequence ATGAGCAAGACCCCCGGCGCCCCAACCAACCCGGAAATCGCCCGCAGCATCGATGCCGCGGGCCTGCGCACCAACTACCACGACAGTGGCAGTGGCGCGCCGGTGCTGCTGATCCACGGCTCGGGCCCGGGCGTTTCGGCCTGGGCCAACTGGCGCACGGTGATGCCGGCGCTGGCGCAGCACAGGCGCGTGATCGCACCGGACATGGCAGGCTTTGGCTACAGCGAGCGCCCGGCCGGCTTCGTCTATGGCATGGATGCCTGGGTGCGCCAGGCCGTGGGGCTGCTCGATGCGCTGCAGATCGAGCGCGCCGACATCGTCGGCAATTCCTTTGGCGGTGGACTCGCGCTGGCGCTGGCCATACGCCACCCCGAGCGCGTGCGCCGCCTGGTGCTCATGGGCAGCGTGGGCGTGCCGTTTGCGCTCACTCCAGGGCTGGACGCGGTCTGGGGCTACCAGCCCTCGGTGGCCGCGATGCGCGCCTTGCTCGACATCTTTGCCTTCGACCGCGCGCTGGTCAGCGACGAGCTGGCGCAGTTGCGCTACGAAGCCAGCATCCGCCCGGGCTTTCAGGAATCGTTTGCCGCCATGTTCCCCGCGCCGCGCCAGCGCTGGGTGCAGGCGCTGGCCAGCAGCGAGGCCGACCTGCGCCGCATCCCGCACGAAACCCTGATCGTGCACGGCCGCGAGGACCAGGTCATACCGCTGGAAAATGCCTATCGCCTCACCGCCTTGCTGGCGCGGGCGCAACTGCACGTCTACGGGCGCTGCGGCCACTGGACGCAGATCGAGCAGAGCGCGCGCTTCGCCCGGCTGGTGGGCGACTTTCTAGCCGAGGCCGGGCCCGACGAGCCCCTGCCGCTGCCCCGTTGA
- a CDS encoding heme-binding protein, producing the protein MNHSVEQRAITAEAANAAVVAAVAKAQELGIRINAAVTDASGVLAAFLRMPGAFLHSVDIAIDKAYTAAGFGFATAQWGELLRGDEALRLGMPVRPRNVVFGGGLPMREAGVLIGGIGVSGGSAEQDAECARAALVALGLDQ; encoded by the coding sequence ATGAATCACAGCGTCGAACAACGCGCCATTACCGCCGAGGCGGCCAACGCCGCCGTCGTCGCGGCGGTGGCCAAGGCGCAGGAGTTGGGCATACGCATCAACGCGGCGGTGACCGACGCCTCGGGCGTCCTCGCGGCCTTTTTGCGCATGCCCGGCGCGTTTTTGCATTCGGTGGACATCGCCATCGACAAGGCCTACACGGCCGCCGGTTTCGGCTTTGCCACGGCGCAGTGGGGCGAATTGCTCCGGGGCGACGAGGCGCTGCGCCTGGGCATGCCGGTGCGCCCGCGCAACGTGGTTTTTGGCGGCGGCCTGCCGATGCGCGAGGCGGGCGTGCTCATCGGCGGCATCGGCGTCTCGGGCGGCTCGGCCGAGCAGGACGCCGAATGTGCCCGCGCGGCCCTGGTCGCGCTGGGTTTGGATCAGTGA
- a CDS encoding catechol 2,3-dioxygenase: MALTGVLRPGHAQIRVLDLEESVKWYTDVMGLQYQGRDKQGRAYFKTRAERDHNSVILRQADQAGMDFFGFKVLDQATLEDFDKKLQAYGVQTERMPAGDLLETGERVRFKIPTGHTIELYADKTDTGSACGTTNPDMDVIDQPGILPIRLDHCLIYGDDLEGALDLFTKVLGFTLVERVKLEDGKTDLAVWLTCSAKAHDIAIVRHGEKDKLHHVSFQLGSWEQVLRAADIMSKNRVSIDIGPTRHGITNGTTIYFFEPSGNRLETFSGGYDHYPDMKPITWTWDEVGAGIFYHDRKLNEAFLSVVT, from the coding sequence ATGGCATTGACCGGTGTTTTGCGTCCAGGGCATGCGCAGATACGCGTGCTGGACCTGGAAGAATCGGTGAAGTGGTACACCGACGTCATGGGCCTGCAGTACCAGGGCCGCGACAAGCAGGGCCGGGCCTATTTCAAGACCCGCGCCGAGCGCGACCACAACAGCGTCATCCTGCGCCAGGCCGATCAGGCGGGCATGGATTTCTTCGGCTTCAAGGTGCTCGACCAGGCCACGCTCGAAGACTTCGACAAGAAGCTGCAAGCCTATGGCGTGCAGACCGAGCGCATGCCCGCCGGCGACCTGCTGGAGACCGGCGAGCGCGTGCGCTTCAAGATCCCCACGGGCCACACCATAGAGCTGTACGCCGACAAGACCGACACCGGCAGCGCCTGCGGCACGACCAACCCCGACATGGACGTGATCGACCAGCCGGGCATCCTGCCCATCCGCCTGGACCACTGCCTGATCTACGGCGACGACCTCGAAGGTGCGCTGGACTTGTTCACCAAGGTGCTGGGCTTCACTCTGGTCGAGCGCGTCAAGCTGGAAGACGGGAAGACCGACCTGGCGGTGTGGCTCACCTGCAGCGCCAAGGCGCACGACATCGCCATCGTGCGCCACGGCGAAAAGGACAAGCTGCACCACGTGTCCTTCCAGCTCGGCAGCTGGGAGCAGGTGCTGCGTGCGGCCGACATCATGAGCAAGAACCGCGTGTCCATCGACATCGGCCCAACCCGCCACGGCATCACCAACGGCACGACGATTTATTTCTTCGAGCCCTCGGGCAACCGGCTGGAGACCTTCAGCGGCGGCTACGACCACTACCCGGACATGAAGCCCATCACCTGGACCTGGGACGAAGTGGGCGCGGGCATCTTCTACCACGACCGCAAGCTCAATGAAGCCTTCCTGAGCGTGGTGACCTGA